From Paenibacillus graminis:
AGGTTGAAGCGGCCAAAGCACAGGAAGCGATCTCGGTAGAGCAGCTGGCGGCAATGAATCCGGATATTCTGTTCCTGCAGTTCGCTGCGGACGAAAATGCTGAGGCCGCCACAGCGCTGGAGGATCTGCAGAATAACCCGATTATTCGAAAAATCAATGCGATGAAAAATGATAAAACCTTCGTGAATGTGATCGATCCATTGGCTGAAGGCGGACCCGCATGGAGCCGTGTGCAATTCCTGAAGGCTGCTGTAGAACAGCTTAACAAATAATCCAAGCATGTATAGAAGAGTGAGATGACATGAAATGGACTGCCGGAGCCAAGACCTCCTCGCTGCTGATGGCGGGAGCTCTGCTCATCCTATTTATCAGCCTGTTGTCGCTGCTGTATGGCACCAAATCCATCAGCTATGAGACGGTTTGGAATGCGCTGGTTCACCCGGACCCGGAGAATATCGATCATCTGATCGTACGCACCTCGCGGATTCCCCGGGCAGCGGGCGCGCTGCTGATCGGCGCTTTTCTGGCAGTGTCAGGGGCGCTTATGCAGGGTATGACGCGGAATTATCTGGCGTCTCCTTCGATTATGGGCATCAGCGACGGGTCGGTGTTTGCCGTTACGTTAGGCATGGTGTTTCTGCCCGGAGCATCTTCCCTGTCCCTGATCCTGTATTCGCTGGCCGGTTCGGCGCTGGGGGCGGCTCTCGTCTTCGGCACGGCCAAACTGCTGCCCGGAGGAGCTTCCCCTCTGACCCTGGCCGTACTGGGTACGATCATTGGCACCTTTCTCGGCGGGGTTTCCCAGGCACTTGCCACCTATTTTCAGGTGTCGCAGAATATCAGCTTCTGGTACAATGCCCGCCTGCATACGATGGACCCGGTTCTTATTAAGCTGGCACTTCCCTTTGCTGCTGTAGGGCTAACGCTCGCGCTGCTGATGGCCCGTCCAGTAACCATGCTCTCGCTTGGAGATGAAACGGCATCAGGCCTGGGACTGAAAGTGAATGCTATTAAAGGGCTGACCCTGCTCAGTGTGGTGATTTTAACAGGGATTTCGGTAGCAATAGCCGGTAAAATCGCTTTTATCGGCCTGATTATCCCGCATATCACCCGCTACCTGGTAGGACAGGATTACCGCAGAATCATTCCTTTTTCCGCCTTGTTCGGTGCATTGTTCCTGTCTCTGTGCGATCTGATCAGCCGGTTCATGAACTTTCCGTTCGAGACGCCGATCGGGGTCGTAACCGCACTGTTTGGCGTGCCCTTCTTCCTCTATTTAATCAAGACAAGAGGGGGCGGGTCACGTGAATAAGCGCAGGTTAATGCTGGCGTCGAAGAGAAGAACCTTCTGGATGTTGTTTTTGCTGATTGGTATGCTGACGCTGTGCGGCATGTATGTCAGTCTGACGAACGGCACATTTGATATTTCAGCCGCAGATGCCGTCCGCACACTGCTGCGCATTCATCCGAACGCGGATCACGATCTGGTGATCTTTGATTTCCGGCTGCCCCGCATTGTTCTGGGCGCACTGGTCGGATTCGGCCTGGGGATTGCGGGGGCGGTGCTGCAGGGCATCACCCGCAATTCTCTGGCTGATCCGGGAATTCTCGGCATTCACGCTGCTGCGGGCGCTTTTGTCGTAGTGTTCATGTTCTTCACCGCAGGCACGATGAAGGCTCCGGGCTGGCTGTCGGTGCTGACCATGCCCGTGTTCGGATTCCTCGGCGGACTGGCCGCCATCGTTCTGCTCTTTATCTTTGCGAGGCGGGCTGGTGAATTTGATCCGCAGCAGCTGATTCTGGTGGGGATCGCTCTGGCCTCCGGCTTCGGCGCCATTACGCTGTACGTCTCGCTGAAGATGGACCCGCAGAATTTTGAGATGGCCGCCGTCTGGCTGGCCGGCAGTGTCTACAACGCGAATTGGAGACAAATCCTGTCGATTCTGCCATGGCTGGTGATTCTCATTCCGGTGATCTGGAGACGCGCAGCGGTTCTGGATCTGCTTCAGCTGCATGAAGTGAGTATCAAAGGAGTGGGCGTAGCATCAGGCAGAGAACGGCAGGTTCTGCTGTTATGCTGTGTCGGTCTGGTCAGCGCCTGCGTATCTGTATCGGGAAGCATCGGTTTTGTGGGCTTGATCGCCCCGCATATTGCCAGACGCCTGGTCGGCAACAGCTACCGGTATATCGCCCCGCTGTGCGGAATGATTGGAATGCTGATGGTTGTTCTATGTGATTTTATCGGTAAAACGGTATTTGCTCCCGCCCAGCTCCCGGTAGGGATTGTAGTTTCAATTATTGGCGTGCCGTATTTTCTGTTCCTGCTGTTCAAGACACGGAAACAATAGGATGCGATGCGGTGGCAGCAACGTACGAAATACGCTTTTGGGAAAGGACACTCCATGTATGGAAGGAACATTTAGGCGGGAAGTGGTTCAGGGCCGCGGGCTGCTGATCTATTTGCCGCGCTCTTATGGGGAAGAAGGCCGGAGATATCCGGTTGTGTATCTGCAGGATGAAGGAAGCGTCATGAAACAAACAGCCAACTATCTGGAGCATCTGTTCATCGCCGGAGAGCTGCCGGAGCTGATTTTTGTCGGAATTGTTTCCCCTGACCGCAATGATGAATATACCCCTTGGCCGTCTCCGGCGGTCGTGCCGGGTTCGCCTGATTTTGGCGGAGGCGGGAGGGGGTATCTGAAGGAACTGGTGGAGATCATCAAACCTTATGTCGACGGACAGTATGCCACCTTACCGGGAAGCAGGGATACCGGGCTGATAGGCTGCTCACTCGGAGGCTTAATCTCTATGTTCGCTTATTATCTGTACCCGGATACGTTTGGCCGGATCGGGCTGCTCTCCGCTTCGTTCTGGTACGAAGGGCTGCTGGAGTTTATGCGGACCTGTCCGGCACCCCCTTCAGGGCGGAAACTCTACATGTATGTCGGGGAGCTGGAGGGATGCTACAAA
This genomic window contains:
- a CDS encoding FecCD family ABC transporter permease, encoding MKWTAGAKTSSLLMAGALLILFISLLSLLYGTKSISYETVWNALVHPDPENIDHLIVRTSRIPRAAGALLIGAFLAVSGALMQGMTRNYLASPSIMGISDGSVFAVTLGMVFLPGASSLSLILYSLAGSALGAALVFGTAKLLPGGASPLTLAVLGTIIGTFLGGVSQALATYFQVSQNISFWYNARLHTMDPVLIKLALPFAAVGLTLALLMARPVTMLSLGDETASGLGLKVNAIKGLTLLSVVILTGISVAIAGKIAFIGLIIPHITRYLVGQDYRRIIPFSALFGALFLSLCDLISRFMNFPFETPIGVVTALFGVPFFLYLIKTRGGGSRE
- a CDS encoding FecCD family ABC transporter permease, with translation MLASKRRTFWMLFLLIGMLTLCGMYVSLTNGTFDISAADAVRTLLRIHPNADHDLVIFDFRLPRIVLGALVGFGLGIAGAVLQGITRNSLADPGILGIHAAAGAFVVVFMFFTAGTMKAPGWLSVLTMPVFGFLGGLAAIVLLFIFARRAGEFDPQQLILVGIALASGFGAITLYVSLKMDPQNFEMAAVWLAGSVYNANWRQILSILPWLVILIPVIWRRAAVLDLLQLHEVSIKGVGVASGRERQVLLLCCVGLVSACVSVSGSIGFVGLIAPHIARRLVGNSYRYIAPLCGMIGMLMVVLCDFIGKTVFAPAQLPVGIVVSIIGVPYFLFLLFKTRKQ
- a CDS encoding alpha/beta hydrolase — encoded protein: MEGTFRREVVQGRGLLIYLPRSYGEEGRRYPVVYLQDEGSVMKQTANYLEHLFIAGELPELIFVGIVSPDRNDEYTPWPSPAVVPGSPDFGGGGRGYLKELVEIIKPYVDGQYATLPGSRDTGLIGCSLGGLISMFAYYLYPDTFGRIGLLSASFWYEGLLEFMRTCPAPPSGRKLYMYVGELEGCYKTNVQKQMVPKTLEAHRLLLEQGLGPDELHFDRERQGTHDSVFFSRQLPVALKWLFGADEQALVGKSELISLPKTAIVRFKWEK